The following are encoded together in the Zonotrichia albicollis isolate bZonAlb1 chromosome 10, bZonAlb1.hap1, whole genome shotgun sequence genome:
- the INO80D gene encoding INO80 complex subunit D, with protein MYEGKHIHFSEVDNKPLCSYSPKLCKQRRLNGYAFCIRHVLEDKTAPFKQCEYVAKYNSQRCTNPIPKSEDRRYCNSHLQVLGFIPKKERKKKNDPIEEVKVRHQMDAMAFGLTVPTLALKMPNGLDGMSLSPPGARLPLHYLEAELEDPFAFNEEDDDLKKGATVKKKLQSKLAHNRQRQRETEILKVRQEHFSPIPAPLQQQPLQQQQQHSHLPPSSASLKPTGLPQGIVCKSPQPLNTSLPMQGVAPTTHTIAQARQLSNKRPLPLLPPARAPGTDPPRTDRVLMKATAFPPHSSCMSRLQRLVKLCTRKQQLDTDLFPHLGLDWSEDSGEELEDSEQTSPYQVAWSIRESLGYERPESDDDNADDRSSRVTRLCTYFQQKYKHLCRLERAESRQKKCRHTLRKALLQAASREPERAGQLLHELRRAACACTSTSQARQRDAEPTTCSGTSKGEQCTNKALPFTRHCFQHILLNRSQQLFSSCTAKFADGQQCSVPVFDITHQTPLCEEHAKKMDNFLRGDSSRKVQHQQQRKPRKKTKPPALTKKHKKKRRRGPRRPQKPIPPAVPQGNLTMPATVSLPVEIPHIRSPSTPELSADELPDDIANEITDIPHDLELNQEDFSDVLPRLPDDLQDFDFFEGKNGDLLPTTEEAEELERALQAVTSLECLSTIGVLTQTDGVPVQELSDRAIGVFSTGAGAPGMQSLSREVNTDLGELLNGRIVHDNFSALELDENLLRSATLSNPPTPLAGQIQGQFSAPANVGLTSATLISQSGLGERAFPGQFHGLHDGSHASQRPHPAQLLSKADDLITSRQQYSSDHSHSSPHGSHYDSEHVPSPYSDHITSPHTTSFSGDNLAATFSAEMPMMAQHLLPTQLDVPLSGVVNPRTHWGNLPVNLGDPSPFSNLLGADGHLLSTSLSTPPTTSHSETTQPAFATVTPNSSSVLPGLPQTSFSGMGPASAELMGSTSPKQQLPQFSAAFGHQLSSHSGIPKDLQPSHSSIAPPTGFAVTGATATSTNNASAPFTTSN; from the exons ACACTTCTCTGAGGTTGACAATAAGCCCTTGTGCTCGTATAGCCCCAAACTGTGCAAGCAGAGGCGACTTAACGGCTACGCCTTCTGCATCAGACACGTTCTGGAGGACAAGACTGCCCCCTTCAAGCAATGTGAATATGTGGCCAAGTACAACAGCCAACGCTGCACCAACCCCATCCCCAAGTCTGAGGACCGTAG GTACTGCAACAGCCACCTGCAGGTACTTGGCTTTATACcgaaaaaggagaggaagaaaaagaatgatcCCATAGAGGAGGTAAAGGTCAGGCATCAGATGGATGCTATGGCCTTTGGTCTGACAGTGCCCACCCTGGCCTTGAAGATGCCCAATGGACTGGATGGGATGTCCCTCTCCCCTCCAGGGGCAAGGCTTCCTCTCCACTACCTGGAGGCAGAATTAGAAGACCCCTTTGCTTTCAATGAGGAGGATGATGACCTAAAGAAAGGGGCAACAGTGAAGAAAAAGTTGCAGAGCAAGTTGGCTCACAACCGGCAGCgccagagagagacagagatttTAAAAGTTCGCCAAGAGCACTTTAGCCCCATTCCTGCACctttgcagcagcagcctctgcagcagcagcagcagcactcccaTCTGCCACCTTCATCAGCTTCGTTAAAGCCGACAGGGCTACCGCAGGGCATAGTCTGCAAGTCACCTCAACCTCTGAACACCAGCCTACCAATGCAGGGAGTGGCACCCACCACACACACTATAGCACAAGCGCGGCAGTTGTCCAACAAGAGACCTCTGCCTCTCCTGCCACCCGCCAGGGCTCCTGGCACGGACCCGCCACGGACTGACCGGGTCCTCATGAAAGCCACAGCCTTCCCTCCGCACTCGTCCTGCATGAGCCGGCTCCAGAGACTGGTGAAACTGTGCACTCGAAAACAGCAGCTGGACACTGATCTGTTTCCTCACTTAG GGCTGGATTGGTCTGAAGACAGTGGAGAAGAGTTGGAGGATTCAGAGCAAACCTCCCCTTACCAGGTTGCGTGGTCTATCCGAGAAAGCCTCGGCTATGAGAGACCTGA GTCCGACGATGACAATGCAGATGACAGGAGTTCCAGGGTGACCAGACTTTGCACTTACTTTCAGCAGAAATACAAGCACCTGTGCCGCCTGGAGCGGGCAGAGTCGCGGCAGAAGAAGTGCCGGCACACGCTGCGCAAGGCGCTGCTGCAGGCGGCCAGCCGGGAGCCCGAGCGCGCGGGGCAGCTCCTGCACGAGCTCCGGAGGGCAGCGTGCGCTTGCACCAG CACAAGCCAGGCAAGGCAGAGAGATGCAGAACCAACAACCTGCAGTGGGACTTCGAAGGGAGAGCAGTGCACTAACAAGGCCCTTCCATTCACCAGGCACTGTTTTCAGC ATATCTTATTGAACCGTTCTCAGCAGCTCTTCTCGAGTTGCACAGCCAAGTTTGCAGATGGTCAGCAGTGCTCTGTGCCAGTTTTTGACATTACACATCAAACACCTCTGTGCGAAGAACATGCCAAAAAAATG GATAATTTCTTGAGAGGGGACAGCTCCCGTAAAgttcagcaccagcagcagaggaaacccaggaaaaaaacGAAGCCACCTGCACTTACCAAAAAACACAAGAAGAAGAGAAGGCGAGGCCCACGCCGGCCCCAGAAACCCATtcctcctgcagtgccccaAGGGAACCTCACCATGCCTGCCACTGTCTCACTGCCAGTAGAGATACCCCACATACg GAGCCCCTCCACTCCAGAGCTCAGTGCCGATGAGCTGCCTGATGATATCGCCAATGAAATCACAGACATTCCACATGACTTGGAATTGAATCAGGAGGACTTCTCTGATGTCCTGCCACGGCTGCCTGATGACTTGCAAGATTTTGATTTCTTTGAAG GTAAAAATGGAGATCTCCTTCCAACCACAGAAGAAGCTGAAGAACTGGAACGGGCCCTGCAGGCTGTAACTTCTCTTGAGTGCCTGAGTACCATTGGAGTACTTACACAGACAGATGGTGTGCCAGTTCAGGAGCTGTCAGATAGAGCGATAGGGGTGTTCTCTACAGGTGCTGGAGCTCCAGGAATGCAGTCCTTGAGTCGAGAGGTTAACACGGATCTGGGGGAGCTGTTGAATGGGCGTATAGTACACGATAATTTCTCCGCTCTGGAGCTGGATGAGAACTTGCTCCGTTCTGCTACCTTGTCCAACCCACCTACgcccctggcagggcagatCCAGGGGCAGTTCTCAGCCCCAGCCAACGTTGGCCTTACTTCTGCCACTCTGATAAGCCAGAGTGGCCTTGGGGAGAGAGCCTTCCCGGGACAGTTTCATGGACTTCATGATGGCAGCCATGCCTCCCAGAGGCcccaccctgcccagctgctgagcAAGGCAGATGACCTGATCACCTCACGACAGCAATACAGCAGTGACCATTCACACTCCTCACCCCATGGAAGCCATTATGATAGTGAGCATGTGCCGTCTCCCTACAGTGACCATATCACATCCCCTCACACCACATCCTTTTCTGGTGATAACTTGGCAGCTACCTTCTCAGCAGAGATGCCCATGATGGCACAGCACTTGCTCCCAACGCAGCTGGATGTGCCACTTAGCGGGGTGGTCAACCCCAGAACTCACTGGGGAAATCTTCCTGTCAATCTTGGGGACCCCTCTCCGTTTAGCAACCTTCTTGGTGCAGATGGACACCTCCTGTCCACCTCCCTGTCCACACCACCTACCACCTCGCACTCAGAGACCACACAGCCTGCCTTCGCCACTGTGACCCCCAACAGCTCCAGTGTGCTTCCGGGGTTACCGCAGACCAGTTTCAGTGGCATGGGTCCTGCCTCCGCTGAACTCATGGGCTCCACCTCCCCCAAACAACAGCTCCCTCAGTTCAGCGCAGCCTTTGGGCACCAGCTGAGCTCCCACAGTGGCATTCCCAAGGACCTGcagcccagccacagctccataGCTCCTCCCACGGGCTTCGCAGTGACCGGTGCCACCGCTACCAGTACCAATAACGCATCCGCGCCCTTCACCACCTCCAACTGA